The Argentina anserina chromosome 3, drPotAnse1.1, whole genome shotgun sequence genome includes a region encoding these proteins:
- the LOC126785849 gene encoding transcription initiation factor TFIID subunit 15b isoform X2, giving the protein MAGMYGQDGGSGAAPPYGSSGGGGYGGGGSGGGGGGGSYGGSGGYGGKGGDGGGYGGGGRGGRGGGYQVGSGGRGGGGGGGRGGRGGSGRDGDWPCPNPGCGNVNFARRTECNKCGTPSPGGGGGGGGGYNRGGSGGGFGDSRGGRGGNYDGGRSGNYEGGKGGGYDGGRGGGFDSRGGGGSRGGSYGGNQGRDDGGYGQAPAPAPPSYPQSYNAGYGTEAVPPPSSYTGGPASYPPSYGGPAGGYGGDGPGDARRGGRGGPPAKYDGSGGGGRGGYGSAPTEAPAKVKQCDENCNDTCDNSRIYISNLPPDVTVDELQALFGGIGQVGRIKQKRGYKDQWPYNIKIYTDESGKNKGDACLAYEDPNAAHSAGSFYNGHDIRGYKISVAMAERSAPKAYDNGGGRGGYGGGDRRRENYGGPDRHQHGGNRSRPY; this is encoded by the exons ATGGCTGGCATGTATGGTCAGGACGGCGGCAGTGGCGCCGCTCCGCCATATGGATCTAGCGGCGGCGGAGGATACGGAGGCGGAggaagtggtggtggtggaggaggtgGAAGCTACGGAGGTAGCGGAGGTTATGGAGGTAAAGGAGGTGACGGCGGTGGTTACGGTGGCGGAGGCCGTGGTGGTCGAG gtGGAGGATATCAAGTCGGCAGCGGCGGCcgaggaggtggtggtggcggcGGCCGAGGTGGCCGTGGCGGAAGCGGAAGGGATGGTGATTGGCCCTGCCCTAATCCAGG CTGTGGGAATGTGAACTTTGCAAGAAGAACTGAGTGTAACAAGTGTGGTACTCCCTCTCCtggcggtggcggtggcggtggAGGTGGTTACAATAGAGGTGGAAGTGGTGGGGGCTTTGGTGATAGCCGTGGAGGCAGAGGTGGTAATTATGATGGGGGTCGTAGTGGCAACTATGAAGGAGGTAAAGGTGGTGGATATGATGGAGGCCGTGGGGGTGGTTTTGATAGTAGAGGTGGAGGTGGGAGTAGAGGCGGTTCTTACGGTGGGAACCAAGGAAGAGATGACGGTGGGTACGGTCAGGCTCCTGCACCTGCTCCTCCGTCTTACCCACAGTCATATAATGCTGGTTATGGAACAGAGGCAGTGCCTCCTCCTAGTAGCTATACTGGTGGGCCTGCTTCATATCCCCCATCCTATGGTGGTCCCGCAGGTGGTTATGGTGGTGATGGTCCTGGTGATGCAAGGAGAGGTGGCCGAGGTGGCCCTCCTGCTAAATATGAtggtagtggtggtggtggtcgaGGTGGTTATGGAAGTGCTCCTACAGAGGCCCCAGCTAAGGTGAAGCAATGCGACGAGAACTGTAATGATACTTGTGACAATTCTAGAATTTACATATCGAATCTGCCACCGGATGTCACAGTTGATGAACTGCAAGCTCTTTTTGGAGGCATTGGACAA GTCGGAAGAATTAAGCAGAAACGTGGGTACAAAGATCAGTGGCCATATAACATCAAGATTTACACAGATGAGTCAGGCAAGAACAAAGGTGATGCATGTTTAGCCTATGAGGATCCAAATGCTGCACATTCAGCTGGCAGTTTTTACAATG GTCATGACATTAGAGGCTATAAGATTAGTGTTGCAATGGCAGAGAGGTCGGCACCTAAGGCTTACGACAATGG TGGTGGTAGAGGTGGTTATGGGGGCGGTGACAGGCGCAGGGAGAACTATGGTGGACCTGATAGACATCAGCATGGTGGAAATCGTTCACGTCCCTATTGA
- the LOC126785859 gene encoding protein FLC EXPRESSOR, with protein MAGRETRHLHRLPQIVNTTALEDRINLQQREIQSLLLDNQRLAATHVALKQELTAAQSDLRNLKAVAGQIKSERNAEVREVYDRSLKLDAELRGLDDMTAELSIVRNDIEDLRTSRMELAEELKKIQGEIERARSDESKQFEASRDEIETLKVEIGKGRAAIETEKKTRATNLEHRQAMENYMAALAVEIEKLHGELANAEKRARAAVAAANPGPGYPMAYGNADVLYGGNAYPDSHAMHQGHGTADGTSQYGPPQMPH; from the exons ATGGCCGGAAGAGAGACCCGGCACCTCCACCGCCTCCCTCAAATCGTCAACACGACGGCCCTCGAGGACCGCATCAATCTCCAGCAGCGCGAGATCCAGTCCCTCCTCTTAGACAACCAACGCCTCGCCGCCACGCACGTCGCGCTCAAGCAGGAGCTCACCGCCGCGCAGAGCGACCTCCGCAACCTGAAGGCCGTCGCCGGCCAGATCAAATCCGAGAGGAACGCCGAGGTGCGCGAGGTCTACGACAGGTCGTTGAAGCTGGACGCGGAGCTCCGCGGCCTGGACGACATGACCGCCGAGCTGAGTATCGTCCGGAACGACATTGAGGACCTGAGAACGTCGAGGATGGAGCTGGCGGAGGAGTTGAAGAAGATCCAGGGAGAGATTGAGAGGGCTAGGTCGGATGAGTCGAAGCAATTCGAAGCTAGTAGAGACGAAATTGAGACCTTGAAGGTTGAAATTGGGAAAGGAAG GGCTGCAATTGAGactgaaaagaaaacaagagcTACTAACCTTGAGCATCGGCAAGCTATGGAGAATTATATGGCGGCGTTGGCTGTCGAAATCGAAAAGCTTCACGGTGAGTTGGCAAATGCAGAGAAGAGAGCCAGGGCTGCTGTAGCAGCAGCAAATCCAG GTCCTGGGTACCCTATGGCTTATGGCAATGCTGATGTGCTCTACGGAGGAAATGCGTACCCTGACTCCCACGCCATGCATCAG GGTCACGGTACTGCTGACGGTACCTCTCAATATGGTCCTCCTCAAATGCCACACTAA
- the LOC126785862 gene encoding protein DOUBLE-STRAND BREAK FORMATION has translation MFEPFRSLVLNRRFGDETLRVLESILVSKDVKSSIEVRSALRQFMRSESFSILQEISQKTVAEKLLVLEFLVRTFALVGDVENCLALRYEALLLRDLKSATQQWLKVPHLEWFNFAQQLLDNGFYSIAAKVCENALSSLKWKSAEQPTADGVFSERISSEDPKTDKVTENEQVIEKIKRLKECAMASASSHSVQTQTADYMNKRLKQKSMVCSPVLKKTTCVASTLFRNGIKKRNERKLNESRSLLGLS, from the exons ATGTTTGAGCCATTTCGTTCACTCGTTCTGAACAGAAG ATTCGGCGATGAGACTCTTCGCGTTCTGGAATCGATTCTGGTTTCCAAGGACGTCAAATCCTCCATAGAAGTCCGATCTGCCCTGAGACAATTCATGAGATCCGAATCCTTCTCAATTCTCCAAGAAATTTCTCAGAAAACCGTCGCGGAGAAGCTTCTTGTTCTCGAATTTCTCGTTCGCACGTTCGCGCTCGTCGGCGATGTTGAG AATTGCTTAGCTTTGAGATATGAGGCTTTGCTTTTGCGAGATCTGAAGTCAGCTACTCAGCAATGGCTGAAGGTTCCACATCTGGAATGGTTCAACTTTGCTCAGCAGTTACTGGACAATGGTTTCTATTCAATTGCTGCAAAG GTTTGTGAAAATGCGTTGTCATCCCTTAAGTGGAAGTCTGCTGAACAGCCTACAGCAGATGGAGTTTTCAGTGAGAGGATATCTTCTGAAGACCCAAAAACAGACAAAGTCACTGAAAATGAGCAAgttattgaaaagataaagaGGCTCAAGGAGTGTGCCATGGCATCTGCTTCTTCTCACTCAG TTCAAACACAAACGGCAGACTACATGAATAAGAGACTAAAACAGAAGAGTATGGTGTGCTCTCCAGTTCTGAAGAAGACAACATGTGTAGCAAGCACTTTGTTCAGAAATGGAATTAAAAAGCGTAATGAACGAAAATTGAATGAAAGCAGAAGCTTATTGGGGTTGAGTTGA
- the LOC126785863 gene encoding LOB domain-containing protein 12, producing MGGNSPCASCKLLRRRCAKDCIFAPYFPSDDPHKFAIVHKVFGASNVSKMLQELPLHQRGDAVSSLVYEANARVRDPVYGCVGAISFLQNQVSNLQMQLAVAQAEILCIQMQQEPVAATLPASQMVDHHQYQDHDQKSLLLSNSHDFNNIPQYLSSFGSSSNVIQDPLKRESLWT from the exons ATGGGAGGAAATTCACCATGTGCTTCATGCAAGTTGTTGAGGCGCCGCTGCGCCAAGGACTGCATCTTTGCTCCTTACTTCCCTTCCGATGACCCCCACAAGTTTGCCATTGTTCACAAGGTCTTTGGTGCTAGCAATGTCAGCAAAATGTTGCag GAGCTTCCACTTCATCAAAGAGGAGATGCTGTGAGCAGCTTGGTGTATGAAGCCAATGCAAGAGTAAGAGACCCCGTCTACGGCTGCGTCGGTGCCATATCTTTCCTGCAGAATCAAGTTTCCAATCTACAAATGCAGCTCGCGGTGGCTCAGGCCGAAATACTCTGCATTCAGATGCAACAGGAGCCAGTTGCAGCGACGTTACCGGCATCACAGATGGTAGATCACCACCAATATCAAGATCACGATCAGAAATCCCTTCTTTTATCCAATAGTCACGACTTCAACAACATTCCACAGTACCTCAGTAGCTTTGGTTCTTCCAGCAATGTAATCCAAGACCCTCTTAAGAGAGAGTCCCTGTGGACTTGA
- the LOC126785849 gene encoding transcription initiation factor TFIID subunit 15b isoform X1 — protein MAGMYGQDGGSGAAPPYGSSGGGGYGGGGSGGGGGGGSYGGSGGYGGKGGDGGGYGGGGRGGRGGGGYGGSGGGGYGGGGGGGGRGGGYQVGSGGRGGGGGGGRGGRGGSGRDGDWPCPNPGCGNVNFARRTECNKCGTPSPGGGGGGGGGYNRGGSGGGFGDSRGGRGGNYDGGRSGNYEGGKGGGYDGGRGGGFDSRGGGGSRGGSYGGNQGRDDGGYGQAPAPAPPSYPQSYNAGYGTEAVPPPSSYTGGPASYPPSYGGPAGGYGGDGPGDARRGGRGGPPAKYDGSGGGGRGGYGSAPTEAPAKVKQCDENCNDTCDNSRIYISNLPPDVTVDELQALFGGIGQVGRIKQKRGYKDQWPYNIKIYTDESGKNKGDACLAYEDPNAAHSAGSFYNGHDIRGYKISVAMAERSAPKAYDNGGGRGGYGGGDRRRENYGGPDRHQHGGNRSRPY, from the exons ATGGCTGGCATGTATGGTCAGGACGGCGGCAGTGGCGCCGCTCCGCCATATGGATCTAGCGGCGGCGGAGGATACGGAGGCGGAggaagtggtggtggtggaggaggtgGAAGCTACGGAGGTAGCGGAGGTTATGGAGGTAAAGGAGGTGACGGCGGTGGTTACGGTGGCGGAGGCCGTGGTGGTCGAGGTGGAGGTGGTTATGGTggaagtggtggtggtggctatgGTGGCGGGGGCGGCGGCGGTGGTCGAG gtGGAGGATATCAAGTCGGCAGCGGCGGCcgaggaggtggtggtggcggcGGCCGAGGTGGCCGTGGCGGAAGCGGAAGGGATGGTGATTGGCCCTGCCCTAATCCAGG CTGTGGGAATGTGAACTTTGCAAGAAGAACTGAGTGTAACAAGTGTGGTACTCCCTCTCCtggcggtggcggtggcggtggAGGTGGTTACAATAGAGGTGGAAGTGGTGGGGGCTTTGGTGATAGCCGTGGAGGCAGAGGTGGTAATTATGATGGGGGTCGTAGTGGCAACTATGAAGGAGGTAAAGGTGGTGGATATGATGGAGGCCGTGGGGGTGGTTTTGATAGTAGAGGTGGAGGTGGGAGTAGAGGCGGTTCTTACGGTGGGAACCAAGGAAGAGATGACGGTGGGTACGGTCAGGCTCCTGCACCTGCTCCTCCGTCTTACCCACAGTCATATAATGCTGGTTATGGAACAGAGGCAGTGCCTCCTCCTAGTAGCTATACTGGTGGGCCTGCTTCATATCCCCCATCCTATGGTGGTCCCGCAGGTGGTTATGGTGGTGATGGTCCTGGTGATGCAAGGAGAGGTGGCCGAGGTGGCCCTCCTGCTAAATATGAtggtagtggtggtggtggtcgaGGTGGTTATGGAAGTGCTCCTACAGAGGCCCCAGCTAAGGTGAAGCAATGCGACGAGAACTGTAATGATACTTGTGACAATTCTAGAATTTACATATCGAATCTGCCACCGGATGTCACAGTTGATGAACTGCAAGCTCTTTTTGGAGGCATTGGACAA GTCGGAAGAATTAAGCAGAAACGTGGGTACAAAGATCAGTGGCCATATAACATCAAGATTTACACAGATGAGTCAGGCAAGAACAAAGGTGATGCATGTTTAGCCTATGAGGATCCAAATGCTGCACATTCAGCTGGCAGTTTTTACAATG GTCATGACATTAGAGGCTATAAGATTAGTGTTGCAATGGCAGAGAGGTCGGCACCTAAGGCTTACGACAATGG TGGTGGTAGAGGTGGTTATGGGGGCGGTGACAGGCGCAGGGAGAACTATGGTGGACCTGATAGACATCAGCATGGTGGAAATCGTTCACGTCCCTATTGA
- the LOC126785860 gene encoding zinc finger protein CONSTANS-LIKE 7 has product MRYHSFLRSPKKEEQQVPDSVNSYEEFSDTIKDGYANGEVDIMDDLERIWGIEDGDEDDEKLPKGHNMFAGQDLNWDFMNWDEFPNGEEGDGEVENEVFGDSERCLFEEESYCKKVVKKEYGTVGFCDDDEDMKKVQLNLNLNYQEVLDAWSDRGSLWAVDCSSHSSMAASNGNYMGEVPVMEEEKNTRREASVLRYKEKRQSRLFSKKIRYQVRKLNADKRPRHKGRFVKRVS; this is encoded by the exons ATGAGGTACCATTCATTCTTAAGAAGCCCAAAAAAGGAGGAGCAGCAGGTGCCGGACAGTGTTAATTCTTATGAGGAATTCTCTGACACTATCAAAGATGGTTATGCCAATGGAGAGGTTGATATCATGGACGACTTGGAGCGCATTTGGGGGATCGAAGATGGAGATGAAGACGATGAGAAGCTACCGAAGGGTCACAACATGTTTGCTGGTCAGGATCTTAATTGGGACTTCATGAATTGGGATGAGTTTCCTAATGGTGAAGAAGGGGATGGGGAGGTAGAGAATGAGGTGTTTGGTGATTCAGAGAGGTGCTTGTTCGAAGAGGAAAGCTATTGTAAGAAGGTTGTGAAGAAAGAGTATGGTACTGTTGGGTtctgtgatgatgatgaggatatGAAGAAGGTCCAGctgaatttgaacttgaatTATCAAGAGGTATTGGATGCTTGGTCTGATCGTGGTTCTCTTTGGGCTGTGGATTGTTCATCGCATTCTTCCATGGCTGCTAGCAATGGCAATTAT ATGGGGGAGGTGCCAGTaatggaagaagagaaaaatacaaGAAGGGAGGCAAGTGTTCTGAGATACAAAGAGAAACGCCAGTCTAGACTCTTCTCCAAGAAGATAAGGTACCAAGTCCGCAAGCTCAATGCAGATAAAAGACCTAGACACAAG GGTCGATTTGTGAAGAGAGTTTCCTGA